Proteins from one Scyliorhinus canicula chromosome 24, sScyCan1.1, whole genome shotgun sequence genomic window:
- the insyn1 gene encoding inhibitory synaptic factor 1, which produces MSARESSPKQRREPSAQTPVKEVIRNRMKMVIDQLESILQELKEVAKELKEVVKQIDRLTSDFDFEMEPDDWTIATISSTSSSDTARNHKYDLLSDYGQLGFLTPDILSDSWEFCSFLELPAESSKVEVGGDDKEARHTPSEPDYRMMNGGLIPNGPKVCAPDSSSEETISSAPSHKTLPRTSGTRERVRFSDKVLYHALCCDDDDDDDDGGGEQEEQTSAATSSAATTTNDGHERASGATPKASSSSSVSRPRHHCQQPAVTAKGNPSTRKKTMRNNSTQTVSHKSTQTVLSYCSSKTQQNSKNEEAK; this is translated from the exons ATGTCAGCGAGGGAGAGCTCTCCCAAGCAACGGCGTGAACCCTCAGCGCAGACCCCGGTGAAGGAGGTGATCCGCAACCGCATGAAAATGGTCATCGACCAGCTGGAATCTATCCTGCAGGAGCTGAAGgaagtggcgaaggagctgaaggag GTAGTGAAGCAGATTGACAGACTGACATCTGATTTTGATTTCGAGATGGAGCCCGACGACTGGACAATTGCCACAATTAGTAGCACCTCCAGCAGCGACACCGCGAGAAATCACAAGTATGACCTCTTGTCTGACTACGGGCAGCTGGGATTCCTGACTCCGGACATCCTCTCGGATAGCTGGGAGTTCTGCTCCTTCCTGGAGCTGCCGGCGGAGTCGAGcaaggtggaggtgggaggggatgaCAAGGAGGCTCGCCACACCCCATCGGAGCCGGACTACAGGATGATGAACGGAGGGTTAATCCCAAATGGACCCAAGGTCTGCGCCCCCGACTCGTCCAGCGAGGAGACAATTAGCAGCGCCCCCAGCCACAAGACGCTCCCGAGGACCTCGGGCACCAGGGAGAGGGTGCGTTTCAGTGACAAAGTCCTCTATCATGCGCTGTGCTGCGACGATGACGACGACGATGACGATGGTGGCGGCGAGCAAGAGGAGCAAACGAGCGCAGCCACATCGagcgctgccaccaccacaaatgACGGTCACGAGAGGGCGAGCGGTGCAACACCCAAAGCATCATCCTCATCATCCGTCTCCAGACCACGTCACCACTGCCAGCAGCCGGCAGTGACAGCCAAAGGCAACCCCTCCACCAGGAAAAAGACCATGAGGAATAAcagcacacagacagtgtcccacaAAAGCACTCAGACGGTCCTGTCTTATTGCTCCTCCAAGACACAACAGAACTCAAAGAACGAGGAGGCAAAgtag